A region from the Dehalococcoides mccartyi CG5 genome encodes:
- a CDS encoding helix-turn-helix domain-containing protein, protein MSIGEKIREFRKARGWTPEYLGTRSGLSGQYIRKLEKGERQSITLATANKLSNAFGIEPAKLISENDNSSPRQIEDILAEVRSIFKRLETVEVCVHGCMPERKTYNELAYKSFLIPRSIVENLKNIYALQVEDNHLEHFGIYPGEMVVIQAEHTIEDGNLYACQIDQGVYGYNLYSTENGFRISNGNGTSHDLPLSEIKVLGRILLSYKCKVF, encoded by the coding sequence ATGAGTATAGGCGAAAAGATACGAGAGTTTCGGAAAGCCAGAGGCTGGACGCCTGAATATCTGGGCACTCGTTCAGGGCTTTCCGGGCAATATATAAGAAAACTGGAAAAAGGTGAACGTCAGAGTATTACTCTGGCAACAGCTAATAAGCTTTCCAATGCTTTTGGAATTGAACCAGCCAAACTTATTTCTGAAAACGATAATTCCTCCCCTAGGCAAATTGAAGATATACTGGCCGAAGTCCGGTCTATTTTTAAAAGACTTGAGACGGTGGAGGTTTGTGTACACGGGTGCATGCCTGAACGAAAAACTTATAATGAATTGGCGTATAAGAGTTTTCTTATTCCCCGCAGCATAGTTGAAAATTTAAAAAACATTTATGCTCTTCAGGTAGAAGACAATCATCTTGAACATTTTGGCATTTACCCGGGTGAAATGGTGGTTATTCAGGCTGAACATACCATTGAAGATGGTAACTTATATGCCTGCCAGATTGACCAAGGTGTTTACGGATATAACCTTTATTCCACTGAAAACGGCTTCCGGATTTCCAATGGAAACGGCACAAGCCATGATTTGCCTTTATCTGAGATAAAGGTTCTGGGCAGGATACTTTTAAGTTACAAGTGCAAAGTTTTTTAA
- a CDS encoding helix-turn-helix transcriptional regulator, giving the protein MASWTFLTNHALVLSFLARHSRITAREIAENIHITERAVRKIIADLETEGYIAKKKEGRGIKYRINPDLSLRHESYQEIIIGDFLEGLGWKRRKRKSASDIKVIPTEVTAK; this is encoded by the coding sequence ATGGCGAGCTGGACTTTTCTCACAAACCACGCACTGGTGCTAAGCTTTTTAGCCCGACATTCACGTATTACAGCACGCGAAATCGCTGAAAATATACATATTACCGAACGGGCTGTAAGAAAAATTATTGCTGACCTTGAAACCGAAGGTTATATTGCCAAGAAAAAAGAGGGCAGGGGAATAAAATACCGCATCAATCCGGATTTATCTCTCAGACATGAATCATATCAGGAAATAATTATCGGTGACTTCCTGGAGGGTCTGGGCTGGAAACGGCGCAAACGAAAATCAGCCAGCGATATCAAGGTTATTCCGACGGAAGTAACAGCAAAGTAG
- a CDS encoding ArsB/NhaD family transporter, whose amino-acid sequence MLWLALSIFIATILLVIFKPRPFNEAGAICLGAILMFILGLVPLSNISQIFSANLNILLFFLGLMLVSYFAELSGFFNSAVNLALKLSGGSSWRLLGLVFALGIVITMFMSNDATALLLTPVVFMLVSRYGLKPLPYIFACAFVANTASFIFPFSNPVNLLAVDKFNLNLGEYTTYMLIPSILAITITIAIFYVVFRHDLRTGFSLVETKAVASDKFSHSVRLVLIFLAAACLLTSFMGWPLAIPLVLTAFILLGITSFYKKLDFNHLKHSVAWSILPFVLGLAFMVNGLENTGLTATLGNFLSNTLADGGQLEAGLITSFGTAIGSNLINNWPMMMVSVSSLSAVSDIGGANSGLIYQAILGADLGPNLLIMGSLSTMLWLILLRKRGLAIKPMEFTKLGLTITPLVLLVSTLAIFQLGKLSS is encoded by the coding sequence ATGCTCTGGTTAGCCTTATCAATATTTATAGCCACCATTTTATTGGTGATTTTTAAACCTCGGCCCTTTAATGAAGCCGGGGCTATTTGTTTAGGCGCCATTCTTATGTTTATTCTGGGGCTTGTTCCCCTTTCAAATATCAGCCAGATTTTTTCTGCTAATCTGAATATCCTGCTATTTTTCCTTGGGCTTATGCTAGTAAGTTATTTCGCAGAGTTATCCGGCTTTTTCAATTCGGCTGTCAATCTGGCTCTAAAACTGTCTGGTGGCAGTTCGTGGCGTTTGCTGGGTTTGGTTTTTGCTCTTGGCATAGTTATTACCATGTTTATGTCAAATGACGCTACTGCCCTGCTCCTGACTCCTGTAGTTTTTATGCTTGTTAGCCGCTATGGCTTGAAACCTTTGCCGTATATATTTGCCTGTGCCTTTGTAGCAAATACGGCATCATTTATTTTCCCATTTTCCAATCCAGTCAATCTGCTGGCGGTAGACAAGTTTAATCTGAACCTTGGGGAATACACTACTTACATGTTAATACCCAGCATACTGGCTATCACGATTACTATAGCCATATTTTATGTTGTCTTCAGACATGATCTTAGAACAGGGTTTTCGCTTGTGGAGACTAAAGCTGTTGCCTCAGACAAGTTTTCACACTCTGTCAGGCTGGTACTAATTTTTCTGGCAGCAGCTTGTCTTTTGACTTCGTTTATGGGGTGGCCACTGGCAATACCTCTGGTGCTTACTGCTTTTATACTGCTGGGCATAACTTCATTTTATAAAAAATTGGATTTTAACCACTTGAAGCATTCGGTTGCTTGGTCAATACTGCCATTTGTACTTGGTTTGGCATTTATGGTAAACGGACTCGAAAATACAGGGCTTACTGCAACATTGGGTAACTTTCTTTCAAATACTCTAGCTGATGGAGGCCAGCTGGAAGCTGGTTTGATTACTTCTTTCGGTACAGCTATCGGATCTAACCTTATAAATAATTGGCCGATGATGATGGTCTCGGTATCCAGCCTGTCGGCTGTCAGTGACATTGGCGGGGCCAATTCAGGTTTGATTTATCAAGCTATTTTGGGAGCAGACTTGGGCCCTAATCTGCTTATAATGGGCTCTTTGTCTACCATGCTCTGGTTGATACTTCTGCGCAAACGGGGGCTGGCAATAAAGCCCATGGAATTTACAAAACTGGGGCTTACAATCACCCCTCTGGTTCTTCTGGTATCAACATTGGCCATATTTCAGTTAGGGAAATTGAGTAGTTAA
- a CDS encoding MFS transporter: MKTITRKSLDNSIKDGAAYSAMLGLTQDYITPFALALKASVPQIGILSALPNLSVALSQLFAPFLSEKAKSRKSFVFKAVLLQAVCFLPAFVLPLLFRDFGVWWLILWYTLGTMFGSLGNPAWSSLMADLVPGSIRGRFFGYRGMIAGIMTLAFSLASGLLLQISADTLFLGFGLIFFGASLARFISSFFLNKMEDPQAKAPIKDGVSMKALVKDLNKTPMGKFISYSALINFSTYIAAPFFAVYMLRELGFDYLTYIIVISSASIANFVFMKVWGRICDICGNVKILKLCSVFVPIVPLLWIFSHNTYYLIGVQALSGIIWAGFLLSGTNYIFESSSRRNRMRGFALYTGGNSLGIALGSLVGGLLVSVLPQLNGYHMLSLFLVSVIARTLVVGLFINSIKELKPAGSAIPQAFVSAYRLDIFALKFRAILQAVLQLPRIFRQPLRSGMVIRIFQLIIRF; encoded by the coding sequence ATGAAGACAATCACTCGCAAGAGTTTAGATAACAGTATTAAGGACGGGGCTGCATATTCAGCTATGCTAGGTTTGACCCAGGATTATATAACGCCTTTTGCCTTGGCCCTTAAGGCATCTGTACCTCAGATAGGTATACTTTCGGCTTTGCCGAATCTATCTGTTGCGCTTTCACAACTATTTGCCCCATTCCTTTCCGAAAAGGCCAAAAGCCGCAAGAGTTTCGTATTTAAAGCAGTATTACTTCAGGCGGTGTGTTTTTTGCCGGCATTTGTGCTGCCTTTGCTTTTTCGTGATTTCGGAGTTTGGTGGCTGATACTCTGGTATACCTTAGGAACCATGTTTGGTTCACTGGGCAATCCTGCCTGGTCAAGCCTTATGGCAGACTTGGTGCCGGGTTCTATCCGAGGACGTTTTTTCGGTTACCGTGGCATGATAGCCGGGATTATGACTTTGGCGTTCTCACTGGCCAGCGGTTTACTCCTCCAAATAAGCGCTGACACCCTGTTTTTGGGTTTCGGGCTCATATTTTTCGGTGCCAGTCTGGCTCGTTTTATCTCAAGTTTCTTTTTAAATAAAATGGAAGACCCCCAGGCCAAAGCCCCGATTAAAGACGGGGTCAGCATGAAAGCTCTAGTAAAGGACTTGAATAAAACCCCTATGGGCAAATTCATATCCTACTCCGCACTTATAAATTTCAGTACTTATATAGCCGCTCCGTTCTTTGCGGTTTATATGCTGCGTGAGCTTGGCTTTGACTACCTGACTTATATAATAGTAATATCCTCAGCTTCAATAGCCAACTTTGTTTTCATGAAGGTATGGGGGCGGATTTGTGATATCTGCGGCAATGTAAAGATACTCAAGCTGTGCAGTGTCTTTGTGCCGATTGTGCCTTTACTATGGATATTCAGCCACAATACATATTACTTGATAGGCGTTCAGGCACTTTCAGGTATTATATGGGCTGGTTTCCTGTTATCCGGTACCAATTATATTTTTGAAAGTTCCAGCCGCCGTAACCGTATGCGTGGTTTTGCCCTTTATACCGGAGGAAACAGTCTGGGTATTGCACTGGGTTCATTGGTTGGCGGCTTACTTGTCAGTGTTTTGCCGCAGCTTAACGGCTACCATATGCTAAGCCTCTTTTTAGTCTCGGTAATAGCCAGAACTCTAGTGGTGGGACTATTTATAAACAGCATAAAAGAACTAAAGCCTGCCGGCAGTGCTATTCCCCAAGCATTTGTATCAGCCTACCGGCTGGATATATTTGCCCTGAAATTCAGGGCTATACTTCAGGCAGTTTTACAGTTGCCGCGTATCTTCCGTCAGCCGCTTCGTTCGGGAATGGTAATACGGATATTCCAGCTTATAATCCGCTTCTAA
- a CDS encoding aminopeptidase yields MIDPRVEKLADLLVNYSIEVKPGDTVAVNYFSGALPLAVEVYKKILAAGGHPLMQVSKNEFLEYLLRYGSDEQISYVHFPQRYITEKYDATIHLLAEENTKSMTSIDPQKMVAFEKARTDLMETSMRRTAEGNFRWVLAIYPTNGYAQDAGMSLEEYTDFVYSACLPDMNDPVAFWKNLNARQQKVVNWLKGKKQVHIKAKETDLRLSIEGRKFISCDGKLNMPDGEVFTGPVEDSAEGHVYFSYPAIESGREVTGIRLWFKKGKVVKATAETNEDFLLKTLDTDPGARYLGEFAIGTSEGIQKFTKQILFDEKIGGSFHLACGAGYPETGSINKSAVHWDMVCDLRDGGEIWVDSELLYKNGKFVIDY; encoded by the coding sequence ATGATTGACCCGCGTGTAGAAAAACTGGCTGATTTACTGGTTAATTACTCCATTGAGGTAAAACCCGGTGATACTGTGGCTGTAAACTATTTCAGCGGTGCATTGCCTCTGGCGGTTGAGGTATACAAAAAAATACTGGCCGCCGGCGGCCATCCGCTTATGCAGGTTTCTAAAAACGAATTTCTGGAGTATCTGCTCAGGTACGGTTCGGACGAACAGATAAGCTATGTACATTTCCCCCAGAGGTATATTACCGAAAAGTACGATGCCACTATCCACCTGCTGGCAGAAGAAAACACCAAATCTATGACCAGCATTGACCCTCAAAAAATGGTGGCCTTTGAGAAAGCCCGTACAGACCTTATGGAAACAAGCATGCGCCGTACGGCTGAGGGAAATTTCCGCTGGGTTTTAGCCATCTATCCCACTAACGGATACGCCCAGGATGCGGGTATGAGTCTGGAAGAATATACCGATTTTGTTTATAGTGCCTGTCTGCCGGATATGAATGACCCGGTAGCTTTTTGGAAAAACTTAAATGCCCGTCAGCAAAAAGTAGTAAATTGGCTTAAAGGTAAAAAACAGGTCCATATAAAGGCCAAGGAAACTGACCTCCGCCTGAGTATTGAAGGACGCAAATTTATAAGCTGTGACGGCAAACTCAATATGCCTGACGGCGAAGTATTTACAGGTCCTGTGGAAGACAGTGCGGAAGGGCATGTCTATTTCTCGTATCCGGCCATAGAAAGCGGACGTGAAGTTACCGGGATACGCCTTTGGTTTAAAAAGGGCAAGGTAGTAAAAGCTACAGCCGAAACCAATGAAGATTTTCTGCTTAAAACACTGGATACCGACCCCGGCGCCCGCTATCTGGGTGAGTTTGCCATTGGCACCAGCGAAGGAATCCAGAAATTTACCAAGCAAATACTCTTTGATGAAAAAATCGGCGGCAGTTTCCATCTAGCCTGTGGTGCGGGCTATCCGGAAACTGGCAGTATCAATAAATCTGCTGTTCATTGGGATATGGTATGTGACTTGCGGGATGGCGGTGAAATCTGGGTAGACAGTGAGTTATTATATAAAAATGGTAAATTCGTTATAGATTACTAA
- a CDS encoding phosphoribosyltransferase, producing the protein MLKIVSQDHSAFTDRYEAGAFLAIEFGQLKGKQAVVLGIPRGGVVIAAQIAERLRDARLDIILSRKLRAPSSPELAIGSISENGQIYLNRHLIQQLGISSDYIQQESEFQFDELKRRARVYREVIPRIPLNNRLVIIADDGIATGATFEAALNSVRQECPAYLIAALPVGPESTLKRLEHLADEVICLKCPEEFESVGQYYCYFTQVDDADVLNTLKRFRHIV; encoded by the coding sequence ATGCTCAAAATCGTATCACAAGACCATTCGGCTTTTACAGACAGATACGAAGCCGGTGCTTTTCTGGCTATCGAATTTGGCCAGTTGAAAGGCAAGCAGGCAGTTGTACTGGGTATACCCCGCGGCGGTGTAGTTATTGCCGCCCAAATAGCTGAACGCCTGCGTGATGCCAGACTGGATATCATACTCTCCCGAAAGCTTCGTGCCCCATCCAGCCCTGAGCTGGCTATAGGCTCTATATCCGAAAATGGCCAGATATACTTAAACCGCCATCTTATTCAGCAACTGGGCATTTCCTCTGACTATATACAACAGGAGTCTGAATTTCAGTTTGATGAGCTTAAAAGACGGGCCCGTGTCTACCGTGAAGTTATTCCCCGTATCCCCTTAAATAACCGCCTGGTTATCATAGCAGATGACGGCATAGCTACCGGAGCTACTTTTGAAGCGGCTCTGAATTCAGTCCGTCAAGAATGCCCTGCCTATCTTATTGCCGCCCTGCCGGTAGGGCCTGAGAGTACTCTGAAGCGGCTGGAGCATTTGGCGGACGAAGTTATCTGCTTAAAATGTCCCGAGGAGTTTGAATCTGTGGGGCAGTATTATTGCTACTTTACCCAGGTTGATGACGCTGATGTACTTAATACATTAAAACGCTTTCGCCATATCGTTTAG
- a CDS encoding rubrerythrin, whose product MSEELKELIEAAIYKEVASQSLYQFAIQKTDDDAVRQLLNSLIQSEENHLKVLKDLLVKGEFKPKAVTPRLQSLKLDTYVTGGNQLEGADLQNILLYAIKEEQSSSEFYSHLMSTFINQETKNMCRVLASEELEHKLKLELIYDDLFFPEN is encoded by the coding sequence GTGAGTGAAGAATTAAAAGAACTAATTGAAGCGGCTATATACAAGGAAGTTGCTTCCCAGTCACTTTACCAGTTCGCCATACAAAAAACGGATGACGACGCAGTCAGGCAGCTTCTTAATTCGCTGATACAGAGCGAAGAAAACCATCTGAAAGTGCTTAAAGATTTGTTGGTCAAAGGTGAATTCAAACCAAAAGCAGTCACACCCCGCTTGCAGTCTCTTAAACTGGATACTTATGTAACAGGTGGTAACCAGTTGGAAGGAGCAGACCTGCAAAATATTCTTCTTTATGCCATCAAAGAAGAACAATCTTCTTCGGAATTTTATTCCCACCTGATGTCTACTTTTATTAACCAGGAAACCAAAAATATGTGCCGGGTCTTGGCTTCCGAGGAACTGGAACATAAACTGAAGCTGGAGTTGATTTATGATGATCTGTTTTTCCCCGAAAATTAG
- a CDS encoding PAC2 family protein, translating into MEVKKIQAKCLIISWQGEFGLLGERVLAEIEKQDTPSIVFELEIEKYFSLGGVAVREDLANFPAGELEYLPKWQLLVFKGSIPEFNQYEYLKKIIDTAMDYQANEIICLGSVGAMISHTAPHRLMAVVNSDIHKYSLENTGVECNMDFDTPPNQKVDINSFVIWQAGKYGLNAMSLWQVLPFYLQASGDAAAELILLEFLCDRFELELNLDEIEQRVQYQSDRIQNLRQANAQVENGLRMLEGGLSLDTSVRNQLGDQISRLFDNR; encoded by the coding sequence ATGGAAGTTAAAAAAATCCAGGCGAAGTGCCTGATTATATCTTGGCAGGGTGAATTCGGCTTGCTCGGTGAAAGAGTATTGGCTGAGATAGAGAAACAGGATACACCATCCATAGTATTTGAACTAGAGATAGAAAAATATTTTTCCCTTGGCGGAGTAGCTGTCAGAGAAGATTTGGCAAATTTCCCAGCCGGGGAACTTGAATATCTGCCCAAATGGCAGTTACTGGTATTTAAAGGCAGTATCCCCGAATTTAACCAATATGAATACCTTAAAAAGATAATTGATACGGCAATGGATTATCAGGCAAATGAAATTATTTGTCTGGGAAGTGTGGGCGCCATGATTTCCCATACTGCGCCTCACCGCCTTATGGCGGTAGTAAATTCTGATATCCATAAATACAGTCTGGAAAATACCGGGGTTGAGTGCAATATGGATTTTGATACTCCGCCTAACCAGAAAGTAGACATAAACTCTTTTGTAATCTGGCAGGCAGGGAAATACGGTTTGAATGCCATGAGCTTATGGCAGGTTCTGCCTTTTTACCTTCAGGCAAGCGGTGATGCCGCAGCTGAGCTAATCCTGCTTGAATTTCTGTGTGATAGGTTTGAACTGGAACTTAATCTGGATGAAATAGAACAAAGGGTGCAATACCAATCTGACCGGATACAAAACCTGAGGCAGGCAAATGCGCAGGTGGAAAACGGGTTGAGAATGCTGGAAGGCGGGCTTAGTCTGGATACCTCTGTCCGTAATCAGCTTGGTGACCAGATAAGCCGCCTTTTTGATAATCGCTAG
- a CDS encoding PAC2 family protein, with translation MGIIYHNKPEMKSPILLAAWPGIGNVGIITLATLRDQLGAGVLADIEPEEFFYPAGVNIKNGVQQELRFPLSRFYYQQWCGQDIVIFMGDEQPADGQNTYAQGSRAYNMANRVLDVAEELGCQRIITFGAAVTMTHHKIKPKVWAVANNKKFLNTIQERMPAELKSSLAGKNFVANISGLNGLLLGVANKRNMSAACLMGEIPDYLSHLPLVYPHASRSTLEALRYVIRISVDLFRMDESVKEVDEMIADMYSRFPELVRQKLDNRFHTNENRGISDDDEKWLKENINDFFKKDHNQNEHGS, from the coding sequence ATGGGAATCATTTACCATAATAAACCTGAAATGAAATCACCCATCCTGCTGGCAGCCTGGCCGGGCATTGGCAACGTAGGTATTATTACCTTAGCCACTTTGCGGGACCAACTGGGGGCAGGTGTTTTGGCGGACATAGAGCCGGAAGAGTTTTTTTATCCTGCCGGGGTAAATATAAAAAACGGGGTTCAACAGGAATTGCGTTTCCCTTTGAGCCGTTTTTATTATCAGCAGTGGTGCGGTCAGGATATTGTAATATTTATGGGTGACGAACAGCCGGCTGATGGTCAGAACACCTATGCTCAGGGAAGCCGGGCATACAACATGGCAAACAGAGTACTGGATGTAGCCGAAGAGCTGGGCTGCCAACGCATTATTACGTTTGGTGCAGCAGTTACCATGACTCATCATAAAATAAAACCCAAGGTATGGGCAGTTGCCAACAACAAAAAATTTCTTAATACGATACAGGAACGCATGCCGGCGGAACTTAAAAGTAGTCTGGCAGGCAAAAACTTTGTGGCTAATATATCCGGTTTAAACGGATTATTACTTGGCGTAGCCAATAAAAGAAATATGTCCGCCGCCTGCCTTATGGGTGAAATACCTGATTATCTTTCTCATTTGCCGCTGGTATATCCTCATGCTTCGCGTTCCACACTTGAAGCTCTGAGATATGTGATACGTATCAGCGTAGATTTATTCCGTATGGATGAGTCGGTCAAAGAAGTAGATGAAATGATTGCAGATATGTACTCCCGTTTTCCAGAACTGGTAAGGCAAAAACTGGATAACCGCTTTCATACTAATGAGAACCGGGGTATTTCCGATGATGATGAAAAGTGGCTCAAAGAAAATATAAATGACTTTTTCAAGAAAGACCATAATCAGAATGAACATGGAAGTTAA
- a CDS encoding UPF0280 family protein, protein MYEPRTYRNWENAGCLIPFQVMEEETDLFILASTELKELGYYFVKKYRQEIIDYIKRQPEFASSLKPVKIHLDASSIIRDMAEAAAKASVGPMAAVAGAVAEYVGKELLAYSSEVLVENGGDIFVHTLSTRRIGIFAGKSTLSGTLALEISPDQSPLGICTSSGTVGHSFSFGKADAAIVISKSAILADAAATAVANLVQTSDDIPLALEHGQKIEGVSGLVVIKDDKIGIWGNVKLCPISPHADLKVSE, encoded by the coding sequence ATGTATGAACCCCGTACTTACAGAAACTGGGAAAATGCAGGATGCTTGATTCCCTTTCAGGTGATGGAAGAGGAAACTGATCTATTTATACTGGCCTCAACCGAACTCAAAGAATTAGGTTATTATTTTGTTAAAAAATACCGTCAGGAAATTATTGACTATATAAAACGCCAGCCAGAATTTGCTTCCAGTCTCAAACCTGTCAAAATCCACCTTGATGCCAGTTCCATTATACGGGATATGGCCGAAGCCGCCGCTAAAGCAAGTGTAGGCCCTATGGCTGCCGTTGCCGGGGCTGTGGCCGAATATGTGGGCAAAGAGCTTCTGGCTTACAGTTCTGAAGTTCTGGTTGAAAATGGCGGAGATATATTTGTGCATACTCTATCCACCAGGCGTATTGGGATATTTGCCGGCAAGTCCACCCTAAGTGGCACACTGGCACTGGAAATAAGCCCTGACCAAAGCCCGCTTGGTATTTGCACTTCTTCAGGTACGGTGGGGCACAGCTTCAGTTTCGGGAAAGCCGATGCGGCCATAGTCATATCTAAATCTGCAATTTTGGCGGATGCTGCCGCTACGGCTGTAGCCAATCTGGTACAAACCAGCGATGATATTCCACTAGCACTGGAACATGGACAGAAAATAGAGGGCGTCAGCGGGTTGGTGGTTATTAAGGACGACAAGATAGGTATCTGGGGGAATGTAAAACTATGCCCTATATCTCCCCACGCTGACCTGAAAGTATCCGAATAA
- a CDS encoding NIL domain-containing protein, which translates to MKTSKRIVLRFPQRLVDRPIVYHLIRGYDLAFNILKASITPDKEGLMVLEITGEREAYDKGIAYLNEAGVKIDALNREVTRNEHRCTHCGACVTMCPVYAFSIDEESREIKFDAKKCIVCGICIQGCPPRAMELHF; encoded by the coding sequence ATGAAAACATCCAAAAGAATAGTTTTACGTTTTCCTCAAAGGCTGGTAGACCGCCCCATTGTTTACCACCTGATACGTGGCTATGATTTGGCTTTCAATATTCTAAAAGCTTCCATAACCCCTGACAAAGAGGGTCTGATGGTGCTGGAAATCACCGGTGAACGCGAGGCATACGATAAAGGCATTGCCTATCTGAATGAAGCCGGGGTTAAAATAGATGCTCTTAACCGCGAAGTAACCCGTAATGAACACCGCTGTACTCACTGCGGGGCATGCGTGACTATGTGTCCGGTATATGCTTTCAGCATAGATGAAGAAAGCCGGGAGATTAAGTTTGATGCCAAGAAATGTATTGTTTGCGGCATATGTATCCAGGGTTGCCCGCCGCGGGCCATGGAACTGCACTTTTAG
- a CDS encoding homocysteine biosynthesis protein has protein sequence MQKTLEEINQRIKEGKAVVLTAEEIVGYAKEKGLKTAFKEVDVVTTGTFGPMCSSGAYFNIGHTTPRMKLGGGRAYLNDVPAYAAFAAADLYIGANALPDDDPRNRIHPGEFNYGGGHVIEELVAGKDVRLEASAYGTDCYPRRRLSSYINIKDLNEAVLFNMRNAYQNYNVAINLSDKTIYTYMGVLKPNMGNINYCTAGMLSPLLNDPYYRTIGIGSRIFLGGGVGYVAWQGTQHNPGVARTDGGVPKGGSGTLAVIGDLKQMDARYLVGTSMLGYGVTLSVGIGVPIPILSEEILQSTLVTDNDIVGTVIDYSSAYPNLRPGAVAEVTYAQLRSGKVHINGKEIPTASLCSYSRAREIAGKLKSWIEKGTFEITSPVAPLPGIDSGLSVRPFNERPIGDSNQHLL, from the coding sequence ATGCAAAAAACACTGGAGGAAATAAACCAGAGAATCAAAGAAGGCAAGGCTGTTGTCCTTACGGCTGAAGAAATTGTGGGCTATGCCAAAGAAAAAGGACTGAAAACAGCTTTCAAAGAAGTGGACGTTGTCACCACCGGTACTTTCGGCCCTATGTGTTCCTCTGGCGCTTACTTTAATATAGGCCATACTACTCCCCGCATGAAACTGGGCGGCGGCAGAGCCTATCTGAATGATGTGCCTGCTTATGCTGCTTTTGCTGCTGCAGATTTATATATAGGTGCCAATGCCCTTCCGGATGATGATCCCCGTAACCGCATTCACCCCGGCGAATTTAACTATGGCGGAGGGCATGTTATAGAGGAATTGGTAGCCGGCAAAGATGTGCGTCTTGAAGCCAGTGCCTACGGGACTGATTGTTATCCCAGACGGCGGCTTTCCAGCTACATAAATATAAAAGACCTTAACGAGGCTGTACTGTTTAATATGCGTAATGCATATCAAAACTATAATGTAGCCATTAATCTTTCAGATAAAACCATATACACCTACATGGGTGTTCTGAAACCTAATATGGGCAATATAAACTACTGCACTGCCGGTATGCTGTCGCCGCTTCTCAATGACCCGTATTACCGTACTATAGGTATTGGCAGCCGCATATTTTTAGGCGGCGGTGTGGGATACGTGGCTTGGCAGGGTACTCAGCATAACCCCGGTGTTGCCAGAACAGATGGCGGCGTGCCCAAAGGCGGGTCAGGTACACTGGCAGTTATAGGTGATTTAAAGCAAATGGATGCCCGCTATCTGGTAGGAACCAGCATGCTGGGGTACGGCGTTACATTATCAGTAGGCATCGGTGTGCCCATCCCTATACTTTCTGAAGAAATACTCCAGTCTACTCTGGTTACGGATAATGATATTGTGGGTACGGTTATAGACTATTCATCTGCCTATCCCAATCTGCGCCCCGGTGCGGTGGCTGAAGTTACCTATGCGCAGCTACGCAGCGGCAAAGTACATATAAACGGCAAAGAAATCCCTACTGCTTCTCTGTGCAGTTACTCCCGTGCCCGGGAAATTGCCGGTAAACTGAAAAGCTGGATTGAAAAGGGTACATTTGAAATTACCAGCCCGGTTGCTCCGTTACCGGGAATAGATTCGGGGCTTTCAGTCCGTCCCTTTAATGAACGCCCCATTGGTGACAGTAATCAGCATCTCTTGTAG